A genome region from Erigeron canadensis isolate Cc75 chromosome 3, C_canadensis_v1, whole genome shotgun sequence includes the following:
- the LOC122593924 gene encoding heavy metal-associated isoprenylated plant protein 12-like has product MAKQKIVVKVVMNTNKKARKALKIAVSLPGVESASFVGSDKDQIAVTGEGIDSVELTTLLRKGVGYTELVSVGPEKKPEAKKPDEGQAVQYYPYQYYYNGYDVPYYYYVY; this is encoded by the exons ATGgcaaag CAAAAGATCGTTGTGAAGGTGGTCATGAACACAAACAAGAAAGCCCGTAAAGCTTTGAAAATTGCTGTTAGTCTCCCTG GAGTTGAGTCAGCATCATTCGTTGGATCAGACAAAGATCAGATAGCAGTGACCGGGGAAGGAATTGACTCGGTCGAACTAACCACTTTGCTAAGGAAAGGTGTTGGATATACCGAGCTAGTGAGTGTTGGTCCAGAGAAGAAACCAGAAGCCAAGAAACCTGATGAGGGGCAAGCAGTGCAATATTATCCTTACCAATACTATTATAATGGCTATGACGTGCCTTATTACTATTATGTATATTAA
- the LOC122593880 gene encoding heavy metal-associated isoprenylated plant protein 47-like, whose amino-acid sequence MAKQKIVVKVTMNCEKKSRKALKIAVGLSGVESASFVGSDKDQIAVTGEGIDSVELATLLRKGVGYTELLSVGPVEEKKPETKETNKPAVVSMQIDPSNYHYYYNNNGYAMPYYVYEW is encoded by the exons ATGGCTAAG CAAAAGATTGTCGTGAAGGTGACCATGAACTGCGAGAAGAAATCTCGCAAGGCTCTAAAGATAGCGGTTGGTCTTTCTG GAGTTGAGTCAGCGTCGTTCGTTGGATCAGATAAAGACCAGATAGCAGTGACGGGTGAAGGCATTGACTCGGTCGAGTTGGCTACGTTACTAAGGAAAGGTGTCGGGTACACCGAGCTACTTAGTGTCGGGCCTGTTGAAGAGAAGAAGCCCGAGACCAAGGAAACAAATAAGCCCGCGGTTGTGTCAATGCAAATTGATCCTTCTAATTACCACTACTACTATAATAATAATGGCTATGCCATGCCTTACTATGTTTATGAGTGGTGA
- the LOC122593915 gene encoding disease resistance protein RGA5-like, which yields MAKQKIVVKVSMSNEKKTRKALKIAVSLSGVESASFVGSDKDQIAVTGEGIDSVELTTLLRKGVGYTELLSVGPVEEKKPDAKESKPAEVLMQFNPYQYYYNGYDLPYYVY from the exons ATGGCCAAG CAAAAGATTGTGGTCAAGGTGTCAATGAGCAATGAGAAAAAAACCCGTAAGGCTCTCAAGATCGCGGTTAGTCTCTCAG GAGTTGAGTCAGCATCATTCGTGGGTTCAGATAAAGACCAGATAGCAGTGACTGGGGAAGGAATTGACTCAGTCGAACTGACGACGTTGTTAAGGAAAGGTGTAGGATACACAGAGCTATTGAGTGTTGGCCCGGTGGAAGAGAAAAAACCCGATGCCAAGGAATCGAAACCTGCGGAGGTGTTGATGCAATTTAATCCCTACCAGTACTATTATAATGGCTATGACTTGCCTTACTATGTATATTAG